A genomic stretch from Aedes albopictus strain Foshan chromosome 2, AalbF5, whole genome shotgun sequence includes:
- the LOC109412376 gene encoding uncharacterized protein LOC109412376, with protein MAGDDYSSIVEERIARPSEVFDVYEVLSTEVDRVGEEFSMNDDQLFEPWSAGLALYGYVGFVVGGGIMLNLILIKGILQAKYSGALYFVLQIAVLDICTLLISIWELFYIVHQQWTFESEHCTFYIGFESFTNIAIVYFIIGLNFHSISTYNLAQQISTADDELTNPCHDLDGSSDYMTAEENNYEVATESITQKRSLTIDYRHRKTSIPVIWPVLLIWFIAMSESLPLFLFSDVVSTDEDVKFCTVLINDRTNHYIIQWLVISIRIVIPTVTLIVTTSMTIFKFFQGRKFTHPREIDENVAFILKVSIFLSLSYVVLSLQKLYGSLLFEVLSKPILRHKYPEFDKQSGLIFSLLHYCLSFIRPLVIIILCKLKHNHMDITFIYKGTAKVTDM; from the exons ATGGCTGGAGATGATTACAGCAGCATAGTGGAAGAACGGATTGCACGCCCAAGTGAGGTTTTCGATGTGTACGAGGTGCTCAGCACTGAAGTGGACCGCGTGGGGGAAGAGTTCAGTATGAATGATGATCAGCTGTTTGAACCGTGGTCGGCAGGACTGGCGCTGTACGGATACGTAGGATTTGTCGTCGGAGGTGGAATCATGCTCAATTTGATTCTGATAAAAGGGATCCTGCAGGCTAAATATAGCG GTGCCTTATATTTTGTCCTACAAATCGCAGTATTGGATATCTGCACCCTACTAATAAGTATTTGGGAACTGTTCTACATCGTCCACCAGCAATGGACTTTCGAATCCGAGCATTGCACTTTCTACATAGGCTTCGAATCTTTCACCAATATTGCCATCGTTTACTTCATCATAGGACTGAACTTCCATTCGATCTCAACGTACAATCTGGCTCAGCAGATCTCAACGGCCGACGATGAGCTAACCAACCCATGCCACGACCTGGATGGCAGTTCCGACTACATGACTGCCGAGGAGAATAACTATGAAGTTGCCACTGAAAGCATCACCCAGAAACGGTCGCTTACCATCGACTACCGACATCGGAAAACCAGCATACCGGTGATTTGGCCCGTCCTGCTGATCTGGTTCATCGCCATGTCCGAATCGCTGCCACTGTTCCTGTTCTCCGATGTGGTATCAACCGACGAAGATGTCAAGTTTTGCACCGTGCTGATCAACGACAGAACCAATCACTATATCATACAGTGGCTCGTGATCTCTATTAGAATTGTTATTCCAACCGTCACACTGATTGTGACCACAAgtatgaccattttcaagttcttCCAGGGTAGGAAATTTACGCATCCACGCGAAATTGACGAAAACGTTGCGTTCATTTTGAAAGTGTCGATTTTCCTTTCGTTGTCGTACGTTGTGCTTTCACTGCAGAAACTGTACGGCTCTTTACTGTTTGAAGTACTCTCTAAGCCGATACTAAGGCACAAATATCCGGAATTTGACAAACAGTCTGGGTTGATATTTTCTCTGTTGCATTATTGTTTGTCATTTATTCGACCACTTGTAATAATTATATTGTGTAAGTTAAAGCATAACCATATGGATATTACCTTTATCTATAAAGGCACCGCGAAGGTCACCGATATGTAG